In the genome of Streptomyces sp. V2I9, one region contains:
- a CDS encoding MCE family protein → MRTSSTRTVRRRLAGVTYLLVPAVLVWVSVAVYEKKFTDDATVTVRTGAVGNEMHDNADVKLRGVVVGQVRSIDSDGDGARLTLAIDRDQLDRIPADVTAQMLPTTLFGARFVALVPPRVPAGATLRAGAVIPQDRSSNAIELEQVLDNVLPLLTAVKPEKLSATLNAVSQALEGRGERLGETLTTLDGHLKKFNPQLPTLNADIKELVKVSTLYADTAPDVLDALTDATVTSSTLADQEARLAGLHGTTTAAARDMTTFLRANKDNIIRLSAAGRPSLELLAEYAESFPCTLRTMAGFVPAMDKALGKGTNEPGLHVSIKPVPSKGKYVPGRDRPVYNASGGPKCYSVPYVGKHAPTADTRRAADVTAPPPAPAGDADTALGLPNSPQESQLVNELVAPSLKVAPGDLPDWSSVLIGPAFRGAEVKLK, encoded by the coding sequence ATGCGTACATCCAGCACACGCACGGTCCGCCGCCGTCTGGCCGGAGTCACCTACCTCCTGGTGCCCGCCGTCCTGGTGTGGGTCTCGGTCGCCGTGTACGAGAAGAAGTTCACCGATGACGCCACCGTCACCGTCCGCACGGGCGCGGTCGGCAACGAGATGCACGACAACGCCGACGTGAAGCTGCGCGGCGTCGTCGTCGGCCAGGTCCGCTCCATCGACTCCGACGGCGACGGCGCCCGCCTCACCCTCGCCATCGACCGCGACCAGCTCGACCGGATCCCCGCCGACGTCACCGCCCAGATGCTGCCGACCACCCTCTTCGGGGCACGGTTCGTCGCCCTCGTCCCGCCCCGCGTCCCCGCCGGCGCGACCCTGCGGGCCGGAGCGGTCATCCCGCAGGACCGTTCCAGCAACGCGATCGAGCTGGAACAGGTCCTCGACAACGTCCTGCCGCTGCTGACCGCCGTGAAGCCCGAGAAACTCTCCGCCACCCTCAACGCCGTCTCCCAGGCGCTGGAGGGACGCGGCGAGCGCCTCGGCGAGACGCTGACCACGCTGGACGGCCACCTGAAGAAGTTCAACCCCCAACTTCCCACTCTCAACGCCGACATCAAGGAACTCGTCAAGGTGAGCACGCTCTACGCGGACACCGCGCCGGACGTTCTCGACGCGCTGACCGACGCCACGGTCACCAGCTCCACCCTCGCCGACCAGGAAGCGCGCCTCGCCGGGCTCCACGGCACCACCACGGCCGCCGCGCGGGACATGACCACCTTCCTGCGGGCGAACAAGGACAACATCATCCGGCTCTCCGCCGCCGGCCGCCCCTCCCTCGAACTCCTCGCGGAATACGCCGAGTCGTTCCCCTGCACCCTGCGCACCATGGCCGGATTCGTCCCCGCCATGGACAAGGCGCTCGGCAAGGGCACGAACGAGCCGGGGCTCCACGTGTCGATCAAACCCGTTCCCTCCAAGGGCAAGTACGTCCCCGGCAGGGACCGGCCGGTCTACAACGCCTCGGGCGGACCGAAGTGCTACTCGGTGCCGTACGTCGGCAAGCACGCCCCGACCGCCGACACCCGCCGGGCCGCCGACGTCACCGCGCCGCCGCCCGCACCGGCCGGTGACGCGGACACCGCGCTCGGACTGCCCAACTCGCCCCAGGAGTCCCAGCTCGTCAACGAACTGGTCGCACCCTCGCTGAAGGTGGCGCCGGGAGACCTGCCCGACTGGAGCAGCGTGCTCATCGGCCCGGCCTTCCGCGGTGCGGAGGTGAAGCTCAAGTGA
- a CDS encoding MCE family protein: protein MKRRSLTGPIVKSLVFIVVTALATTVLGLSIANTGVGDTTTYRARFTDATGLMPGDSVRIAGVKVGQVESVRVADRRIAEVAFAVRKGRDLPASVTASIKYLNMVGQRYVDLDQGAGPVGRTFRPGDTIPLSRTTPALDLTQLFNGFQPLFEGLSPPDVNQLAGSIVQVLQGEGGTVDSILRHVGSLSTTVAAKDKVIGEVIDNLNTVLKTVNDREAGFDDLVVTLQKLVIGFSGDRRPLGEAITAMGALTTVTADLFQDGRKPLKDNIRQLGRLSGQLEKGTPQIENFLQKTPAKMAAISRLTSYGSWLNLYLCEAKVSGVTHDDGSKPPTGIAITQPRCLA from the coding sequence GTGAAACGCCGCTCGCTCACGGGACCGATCGTCAAGTCCCTCGTCTTCATCGTCGTCACGGCGCTGGCCACCACCGTCCTCGGCCTCTCCATCGCCAACACGGGCGTGGGCGACACCACCACGTACCGGGCGCGGTTCACCGACGCCACCGGGCTCATGCCCGGCGACAGCGTCCGGATCGCCGGGGTGAAGGTCGGCCAGGTCGAGTCCGTGCGGGTCGCGGACCGGCGGATCGCCGAGGTCGCCTTCGCCGTACGCAAGGGGCGGGACCTCCCCGCCTCGGTGACGGCCTCCATCAAGTACCTGAACATGGTCGGACAGCGGTACGTCGACCTCGACCAGGGCGCCGGGCCGGTCGGCCGAACGTTCCGGCCCGGCGACACCATCCCGCTCTCCCGCACCACCCCGGCGCTCGACCTCACCCAGCTCTTCAACGGCTTCCAGCCCCTCTTCGAAGGGCTGTCCCCGCCCGACGTGAACCAGCTCGCCGGCTCCATCGTCCAGGTCCTCCAGGGCGAGGGCGGCACCGTCGACAGCATCCTGCGGCACGTGGGATCGCTCAGCACGACCGTCGCCGCGAAGGACAAGGTGATCGGCGAGGTGATCGACAACCTCAACACGGTCCTCAAGACGGTCAACGACCGGGAAGCCGGCTTCGACGACCTCGTCGTCACCCTCCAGAAGCTCGTCATCGGGTTCTCCGGTGACCGCAGGCCGCTGGGCGAGGCCATCACCGCGATGGGCGCGCTCACCACCGTCACCGCCGACCTCTTCCAGGACGGCCGCAAGCCGCTCAAGGACAACATCCGTCAACTGGGACGCCTCAGCGGACAGTTGGAGAAGGGCACCCCGCAGATCGAGAACTTCCTCCAGAAGACCCCGGCCAAGATGGCGGCCATCAGCCGACTCACGTCCTACGGATCGTGGCTCAACCTCTACCTCTGCGAGGCGAAGGTCAGCGGCGTCACCCACGACGACGGAAGCAAGCCGCCCACCGGCATCGCGATCACCCAACCGAGGTGCCTGGCATGA
- a CDS encoding MCE family protein: MRITPIRERNPVAVAVVGLLVLALVGLAAWRADSLPFVDNGTSYSADFTESAGLDEGDEVRIAGVKVGEVTGVSLDGAKVRVDFRVKDAWIGDSSTVGIAIKTLLGEKYLAVDPLGDAPQDPGSRITASRTTSPYDVTQAFNGLGETIGEIDTAQLAKSFDTISATFKDSPPHVRSAAVGLSALSRTVSERDAQLATLLSSSKKLTKTLAGKKSSFETLLEDGNLLLGEIQARRDSIHLLLTGTRDLGTQLAGLVRDNDKQLGPTLDSLSRVTAVLVKNRKSLDKVLATTGSYSRLVGNTLGSGRWFDNYVCGVVPKNYLPAGTGPATGCMPPRQQGGR; the protein is encoded by the coding sequence ATGAGAATCACCCCCATCCGGGAACGCAACCCGGTCGCCGTCGCCGTCGTCGGACTCCTGGTCCTCGCCCTGGTCGGCCTCGCCGCCTGGCGCGCCGACTCCCTGCCCTTCGTCGACAACGGCACGTCCTACAGCGCCGATTTCACCGAGTCCGCCGGACTCGACGAGGGCGACGAGGTACGCATCGCCGGTGTGAAGGTCGGAGAGGTCACCGGCGTCTCGCTCGACGGGGCCAAGGTCCGGGTCGACTTCCGGGTGAAGGACGCCTGGATCGGCGACTCCTCCACCGTCGGCATCGCCATCAAGACCCTGCTCGGCGAGAAGTACCTCGCCGTCGATCCCCTGGGCGACGCCCCGCAGGACCCCGGAAGCCGTATCACCGCGAGCCGCACCACCTCCCCGTACGACGTCACCCAGGCGTTCAACGGGCTCGGGGAGACCATCGGGGAGATCGACACCGCACAGCTCGCCAAGAGCTTCGACACGATCTCCGCCACCTTCAAGGACTCCCCGCCCCACGTCCGGAGCGCCGCAGTCGGGCTCTCCGCCCTCTCCCGCACGGTCTCCGAACGCGACGCCCAGCTCGCCACCCTGCTCAGCAGCAGCAAGAAGCTCACCAAGACCCTCGCCGGGAAGAAGAGCAGCTTCGAGACCCTCCTGGAGGACGGCAACCTGCTGCTCGGCGAGATCCAGGCCCGCCGCGACTCCATCCATCTGCTGCTCACCGGAACCCGCGACCTCGGCACCCAGCTCGCCGGACTCGTCCGGGACAACGACAAGCAGCTCGGGCCGACCCTGGACTCCCTCAGCCGGGTCACCGCCGTCCTGGTGAAGAACCGCAAGAGCCTGGACAAGGTCCTCGCCACGACCGGCTCCTACAGCCGCCTCGTCGGCAACACCCTCGGCAGCGGACGCTGGTTCGACAACTACGTCTGCGGCGTCGTGCCCAAGAACTACCTGCCCGCCGGCACCGGCCCGGCGACCGGATGCATGCCACCCCGGCAGCAAGGGGGCCGCTGA
- a CDS encoding MCE family protein: MRRTRITGIAVGLALVAVAAATGVSALEEDGKVTVTAYFERATGVYAGSDLRILGVKVGTVRSVEPRGEEVKVVLSIDQGIDVPRDAHAVVVAPSLVADRYIQLAPAYDGGPRLADDAVLPAARNATPIEVDELYASITELSTALGPDGANADGAFARLLDTGAKNLDGNGKAIGDSIEQFGKATKTLDKSSGDLFDTLTYLQSFTTMLKENDGNVRSAEQQLNTVTSFLADDKKNLSAALKELGAALGQVKAFIAKNRGSLKKNVEALVPVTQTLVDQRASLAEAMDTLPLAAGNVLNAYDPAHRTLNGRTNLNELSMGGPLVEPGAAAAAGRLTGLAPVDANRRKVLPVLPLPEVGTVYGTPEKQPGKKKGAER, encoded by the coding sequence ATGAGACGCACCCGCATCACCGGCATCGCCGTCGGCCTCGCCCTCGTCGCGGTCGCCGCGGCCACCGGAGTGAGCGCCCTGGAGGAGGACGGAAAGGTCACCGTCACCGCCTACTTCGAGCGCGCCACCGGCGTCTACGCCGGATCCGACCTGCGCATCCTCGGCGTCAAGGTCGGCACCGTCCGGTCCGTCGAACCGCGCGGGGAGGAGGTGAAGGTCGTCCTGAGCATCGATCAGGGCATCGATGTCCCCCGGGACGCCCACGCCGTGGTCGTCGCCCCCAGCCTCGTCGCGGACCGCTACATCCAGCTCGCCCCGGCCTACGACGGCGGCCCCCGGCTCGCGGACGACGCGGTGCTGCCCGCCGCCCGCAACGCCACCCCGATCGAGGTCGACGAGCTGTACGCCTCCATCACCGAGCTCTCCACCGCGCTCGGGCCCGACGGGGCCAACGCCGACGGGGCGTTCGCCCGGCTCCTGGACACCGGGGCGAAGAACCTCGACGGCAACGGCAAGGCCATCGGGGACTCCATCGAGCAGTTCGGCAAGGCCACCAAGACCCTCGACAAGAGCAGCGGCGACCTCTTCGACACCCTCACCTATCTCCAGAGCTTCACCACCATGCTCAAGGAGAACGACGGCAACGTCCGCAGCGCCGAGCAGCAGCTGAACACGGTCACCTCCTTCCTGGCGGACGACAAGAAGAACCTCAGCGCCGCCCTCAAGGAGCTGGGAGCCGCGCTCGGCCAGGTCAAGGCGTTCATCGCCAAGAACCGCGGCTCGCTCAAGAAGAACGTCGAGGCCCTGGTGCCCGTCACCCAGACGCTCGTCGACCAGCGCGCCTCGCTCGCGGAGGCGATGGACACCCTGCCGCTCGCGGCGGGCAATGTCCTCAACGCGTACGACCCGGCCCACCGCACCCTCAACGGCCGGACCAACCTCAACGAACTGTCCATGGGCGGACCGCTCGTGGAGCCGGGGGCCGCCGCGGCGGCCGGCCGGCTCACCGGCCTGGCCCCCGTGGACGCGAACCGCCGCAAGGTCCTGCCCGTCCTCCCGCTGCCCGAGGTCGGCACGGTGTACGGCACGCCCGAGAAGCAGCCCGGCAAGAAGAAGGGGGCGGAACGATGA
- a CDS encoding MCE family protein — protein MNDDARRRPAARAAVAAVALLATGALIALVVVRPDAPTFNGIEQIPLPGGADLGDRPYEVSAEFGDVLSLAPQSSVKVNDVAVGRVTKIALAPDGWRARVTMQVNGKIKLPGNAYARLEQSSLLGEKYIQLAPPPEGTAEGTLASGGRIPLSRTNRNPEVEEVFGALSLLLNGGGVNQLKTITTELNKALAGQEPQIRSVLNRIDTLVTNLDENKGDITKALDGVNRLAATLATRKQDVGTVLTGLSPGLKVLEKQRGSLLTMLRSLDTLSTVAVDTINRSKADMIADLKALAPTLKALADSGQDLPDSLQVLLTYPFTDEVLRGVKGDYLNVYLDVTAMPGTRIIPALTPDPPGIPQPPAEGEGPAASLRGALPLPLPAVSGTPRTTAPGTPESTAPGASQPSASGSSKPTKEATP, from the coding sequence ATGAACGACGACGCCCGCCGCAGACCGGCCGCACGGGCGGCCGTCGCCGCCGTCGCCCTGCTCGCCACCGGCGCGCTGATCGCCCTGGTGGTGGTCCGCCCCGACGCCCCGACGTTCAACGGCATCGAGCAGATCCCGCTGCCCGGCGGTGCGGACCTGGGCGACCGGCCGTACGAGGTCTCCGCCGAGTTCGGCGACGTCCTCAGCCTCGCCCCGCAGTCCTCGGTCAAGGTCAACGATGTCGCCGTGGGGCGGGTCACGAAGATCGCGCTCGCCCCGGACGGCTGGCGGGCGCGGGTCACCATGCAGGTCAACGGGAAGATCAAGCTCCCCGGCAACGCCTACGCCCGGCTCGAACAGTCCAGCCTGCTCGGCGAGAAGTACATCCAGCTCGCCCCGCCCCCCGAGGGCACCGCGGAGGGGACGCTCGCGAGCGGGGGCCGCATCCCCCTCTCCCGGACCAACCGGAACCCGGAGGTCGAGGAGGTCTTCGGCGCCCTGTCCCTGCTCCTCAACGGGGGCGGCGTCAACCAGCTCAAGACCATCACCACCGAGCTGAACAAGGCGCTCGCCGGGCAGGAACCGCAGATCCGGTCCGTGCTCAACAGGATCGACACCCTCGTCACCAATCTCGACGAGAACAAGGGCGACATCACCAAGGCCCTCGACGGGGTCAACCGGCTCGCCGCCACCCTCGCCACCCGCAAACAGGACGTCGGAACGGTCCTCACCGGCCTCAGCCCCGGACTCAAGGTCCTGGAGAAGCAGCGCGGCTCGCTGCTGACCATGCTGCGCTCCCTCGACACCCTCTCCACCGTGGCCGTCGACACGATCAACCGGAGCAAAGCCGACATGATCGCCGACCTGAAGGCGCTCGCGCCGACCCTCAAGGCGCTCGCCGACTCCGGGCAGGACCTCCCCGACTCCCTCCAGGTGCTGCTCACGTACCCCTTCACCGATGAGGTGCTGCGCGGCGTCAAGGGCGACTACCTCAACGTCTACCTGGACGTGACGGCCATGCCGGGCACCCGGATCATCCCGGCCCTCACCCCCGACCCGCCAGGGATCCCGCAGCCTCCGGCCGAGGGCGAGGGCCCGGCCGCGTCGCTCCGGGGCGCGCTCCCGCTGCCGCTGCCCGCCGTCTCCGGCACCCCGAGGACCACCGCGCCCGGCACGCCGGAGTCCACCGCACCCGGCGCCTCGCAGCCGTCCGCGTCCGGGTCGTCGAAGCCCACGAAGGAGGCGACCCCGTGA
- a CDS encoding MCE family protein — MITPAIRIKNIAFLLIAVLVLGYLGVRYADLGHYVGLRSYYTVKIQLPQTGGLYTHSNVTYRGVSVGRVGPIELTEEGVEAELRIEKDAPPIPDSLTAVVANLSAVGEQYVDLRPTRKDGPFLGNGSVIDEADTTIPAPPTDVLSSVDDLASSVNLESLRTVVEEFGAAFEGRGDDLQVLLDSSGDFVEAADRSLPVTTRLMADGEKVLRTQAEQGQALKGFAKGAKELAAELKGSDADLRRLIAATPDAALQISGLLRDVDPAFGVVVANLLTTSEVAVTRQRGLEELLVKLPAVVAAGASAVDDDGARFGMSLTFFEPLPCTAGYGGTVYRNGLDTSGGPAVNTAARCTSSPGTGINVRGSANAPKGGPVPEPAVPGSMKLPGTVDGTSANSEPRAEGMAGLLGMGGAS; from the coding sequence GTGATCACCCCCGCCATCCGGATCAAGAACATCGCCTTCCTCCTCATCGCCGTCCTGGTCCTCGGCTACCTCGGAGTCCGCTACGCCGACCTCGGCCACTACGTCGGACTGCGCAGCTATTACACCGTGAAGATCCAGCTCCCGCAGACCGGCGGCCTGTACACCCACTCCAACGTCACCTACCGGGGCGTCTCCGTGGGCCGGGTGGGACCGATCGAGCTGACCGAGGAAGGCGTCGAGGCCGAACTGCGGATCGAGAAGGACGCCCCGCCGATCCCCGACAGCCTCACGGCCGTCGTCGCCAACCTCTCGGCGGTCGGCGAGCAGTACGTCGATCTGCGGCCCACCCGCAAGGACGGGCCCTTCCTGGGCAACGGCTCGGTCATCGACGAGGCCGACACCACCATCCCCGCGCCCCCCACCGATGTCCTCTCCAGCGTCGACGACCTGGCGAGCTCGGTGAACCTGGAGAGCCTGCGGACCGTCGTCGAGGAGTTCGGGGCCGCCTTCGAGGGGCGCGGCGACGACCTCCAGGTCCTGCTGGACAGCAGCGGCGACTTCGTGGAGGCCGCGGACCGGTCGCTCCCGGTCACCACCCGGCTGATGGCCGACGGGGAGAAGGTCCTGCGCACCCAGGCCGAACAGGGGCAGGCGCTCAAGGGGTTCGCCAAGGGCGCCAAGGAACTGGCCGCCGAACTCAAGGGTTCCGACGCCGACCTGCGCCGCCTCATCGCGGCCACCCCGGACGCGGCCCTCCAGATCAGCGGACTGCTGCGCGACGTGGACCCCGCCTTCGGCGTCGTCGTCGCCAACCTCCTCACCACCTCCGAGGTGGCCGTCACCCGCCAACGCGGCCTGGAGGAACTGCTCGTGAAGCTGCCCGCCGTGGTCGCCGCCGGCGCGAGCGCGGTCGACGACGACGGCGCCCGGTTCGGTATGTCCCTCACCTTCTTCGAGCCGCTGCCCTGCACCGCCGGATACGGCGGCACGGTCTACCGCAACGGCCTCGACACCTCGGGCGGGCCCGCCGTGAACACCGCCGCACGCTGCACCTCCTCGCCCGGCACCGGCATCAACGTCCGGGGCAGCGCCAACGCGCCCAAGGGCGGCCCGGTGCCCGAGCCCGCCGTACCGGGCTCGATGAAGCTGCCCGGAACCGTGGACGGCACGTCCGCGAACTCCGAGCCCCGCGCGGAGGGCATGGCCGGACTGCTGGGTATGGGAGGCGCCTCGTGA
- a CDS encoding lytic transglycosylase domain-containing protein, translating into MSFNRTVRRRLGTTATALAAMTALTASQAPGFTAPEPRKEKAASSDDVLWSEVPGDDAYHTELPPLESPEPPAPLKPGTKPDPLVARAWSEAGIPATVLAAYRKAEKTVGRGDPGCGLPWQLLAAIGKVESGQASGGRVDKRGTTLSPILGPALDGNGFALIRDTDDGAYDGDRTFDRAVGPMQFIPSTWANWGADGNGDGRKSPHNIYDAALAAGRYLCAGTRDLTRPADLDRAILSYNQSGTYLRTVLSWLDFYRDGSHPVADGQGVLPASPGPGGTTRPKAPVADSGAPQRPGKGDGGGGIVVGPQPTKPPSPTPTPRPTGPGSPSPSPSPTDPGPGPGDPGPSPSPSPDPTDPGPTEPGPSPSPDPTDPTTPPDPGETDPGCPGETPPPSPADPSPAEETASGQAEPGDPCAPVEGSGA; encoded by the coding sequence ATGAGCTTCAACCGCACGGTGCGGCGTCGGCTCGGCACCACGGCCACCGCTCTCGCCGCGATGACCGCGCTGACCGCGTCACAGGCTCCCGGCTTCACGGCGCCCGAGCCCCGGAAGGAGAAGGCGGCGTCCTCGGACGACGTCCTGTGGAGCGAGGTGCCGGGCGACGACGCGTACCACACCGAGCTGCCGCCCCTGGAATCCCCCGAGCCCCCCGCGCCCCTGAAACCCGGCACGAAACCCGACCCTCTCGTGGCCCGCGCCTGGTCGGAGGCGGGCATCCCGGCCACCGTGCTGGCCGCCTACCGCAAGGCCGAGAAGACCGTGGGCCGCGGGGATCCGGGATGCGGGCTGCCGTGGCAGCTGCTCGCGGCGATCGGCAAGGTCGAGTCCGGCCAGGCGTCCGGCGGGCGGGTCGACAAGCGCGGGACGACGCTCTCCCCGATCCTCGGCCCCGCGCTCGACGGCAACGGCTTCGCCCTGATCCGGGACACCGACGACGGGGCGTACGACGGCGACCGCACCTTCGACCGGGCCGTCGGGCCGATGCAGTTCATCCCCTCCACCTGGGCGAACTGGGGCGCGGACGGCAACGGCGACGGCCGGAAGAGCCCCCACAACATCTACGACGCGGCGCTCGCCGCCGGCCGCTACCTCTGCGCCGGCACCCGCGACCTGACCCGCCCGGCCGACCTGGACCGGGCGATCCTCAGCTACAACCAGTCCGGCACCTATCTGCGGACGGTGCTGTCCTGGCTGGACTTCTACCGCGACGGCAGCCATCCGGTCGCCGACGGCCAGGGCGTCCTCCCCGCCAGCCCCGGACCGGGCGGCACGACCCGGCCCAAGGCCCCGGTCGCCGACTCGGGCGCTCCGCAGCGGCCCGGCAAGGGCGACGGCGGCGGGGGAATCGTCGTCGGCCCGCAGCCCACCAAGCCGCCCAGCCCGACCCCCACGCCCCGGCCCACGGGCCCCGGCTCCCCGAGCCCCAGCCCCAGTCCCACGGACCCCGGCCCCGGTCCCGGCGACCCCGGCCCGAGCCCCAGCCCCAGCCCAGACCCGACCGATCCGGGCCCCACCGAGCCGGGTCCGAGCCCGAGCCCCGACCCGACCGACCCCACCACCCCGCCCGACCCCGGCGAGACCGATCCGGGCTGCCCCGGCGAAACCCCGCCCCCCTCCCCGGCGGATCCCTCACCGGCCGAGGAGACCGCGAGCGGCCAGGCCGAGCCCGGCGACCCCTGCGCACCGGTCGAAGGCTCCGGAGCCTGA
- the ppk2 gene encoding polyphosphate kinase 2: MTEGPQSDPAELLKGLTVDGSRPEQPVLLDDRGRPIETWRENYPYDRRMRRGEYERVKRVLQIELLKLQRWVRESGQRLVVLCEGRDAAGKGGTIQRFTERLNPRGARVVALEKPTERESGQWYFQRYVAQLPTAGEIVFFDRSWYNRAGVERVMDFCTPAQYEHFLEQAPQFERMLVEDGVLLVKFWFSVSRSEQRTRFAIRQVDPVRQWKLSPTDLASLDLWDEYTTAKVEMFRATDTTYAPWTVVKNNDKKRGRLEAMRSLLWRFDYDSKDEKAVGTPDPLIVGPADTLLEPGEERADLSPTPLTGRSEGPGNHPGRG, encoded by the coding sequence ATGACCGAAGGACCGCAGTCCGACCCGGCGGAGCTGCTGAAGGGGCTGACCGTGGACGGCAGCCGGCCCGAGCAGCCCGTCCTGCTGGACGACCGGGGCCGCCCGATCGAGACGTGGCGGGAGAACTATCCGTACGACCGGCGGATGAGGCGCGGGGAGTACGAGCGGGTCAAGCGCGTCCTCCAGATCGAGCTGCTCAAGCTCCAGCGCTGGGTCCGGGAGAGCGGGCAGCGGCTGGTGGTCCTGTGCGAGGGCCGTGACGCGGCGGGCAAGGGCGGGACCATCCAGCGGTTCACCGAGCGGCTGAACCCGCGAGGCGCGCGCGTGGTCGCCCTGGAGAAGCCCACCGAGCGCGAGAGCGGCCAGTGGTACTTCCAGCGCTACGTGGCCCAGTTGCCGACCGCCGGGGAGATCGTCTTCTTCGACCGTTCCTGGTACAACCGGGCCGGCGTCGAGCGGGTGATGGACTTCTGCACCCCGGCGCAGTACGAGCACTTCCTGGAGCAGGCCCCGCAGTTCGAGCGGATGCTCGTCGAGGACGGCGTGCTGCTGGTGAAGTTCTGGTTCTCGGTCTCCCGCAGCGAACAGCGGACCCGCTTCGCGATCCGGCAGGTCGACCCGGTCCGTCAGTGGAAGCTGTCGCCGACCGACCTGGCATCACTGGACCTGTGGGACGAGTACACGACGGCGAAGGTCGAGATGTTCCGGGCCACGGACACCACGTACGCGCCGTGGACCGTGGTGAAGAACAACGACAAGAAGCGCGGCCGGCTGGAGGCCATGCGCAGCCTGTTGTGGCGGTTCGACTACGACAGCAAGGACGAGAAGGCCGTCGGTACGCCGGACCCGCTGATCGTCGGCCCTGCGGACACCCTGCTGGAACCCGGCGAGGAGCGGGCGGACCTCTCGCCCACCCCCCTCACCGGCCGGTCGGAAGGGCCGGGCAACCACCCCGGACGGGGCTGA
- a CDS encoding ATP-dependent DNA ligase — translation MDLPVMPPLKPMLAKSVAKIPPGMAYEAKWDGFRTIVYRDGDEVEIGSRTGKSLTRYFPDLVDVVRENLPPRCVIDGEIVIAHEGRLDFERLGERIHPADSRVRMLAEQTPASLIAFDILAVDETSLLSTRQADRREVLKAALAGGSAPVFLAPSTTDIDLAREWFDRYEGAGLDGIVAKPLDLPYRPDTRAMYKIKHERTADVVVAGYREHKSGPVVGSLLLGLYDAQGVLQHLGVCAAFPMKRRAELAEELAPLRCDFTEHPWGAWAEAAAHEQSRLPGTQNRWSGKKDQSWVPLRPERVCEVAYDHMEGDRFRHTTQFRRWRPDRSPADCTYAQLEEVVSYDLAEVLAGG, via the coding sequence ATGGATCTGCCGGTGATGCCACCTCTGAAGCCGATGCTCGCCAAGTCGGTGGCGAAGATCCCGCCGGGCATGGCGTACGAGGCGAAGTGGGACGGCTTCCGGACGATCGTCTACCGGGACGGTGACGAGGTCGAGATCGGCAGCCGCACGGGCAAGTCGCTGACCCGCTACTTCCCCGACCTGGTCGACGTCGTACGGGAGAACCTTCCGCCGCGCTGTGTGATCGACGGGGAGATCGTCATCGCCCACGAGGGGCGGCTCGACTTCGAGCGGCTCGGCGAGCGCATCCATCCGGCGGACTCGCGGGTGCGGATGCTCGCGGAGCAGACCCCGGCGAGCCTGATCGCCTTCGACATCCTCGCGGTGGACGAGACCTCACTGCTCTCCACGCGGCAGGCGGACCGGCGCGAGGTGCTGAAGGCGGCGCTCGCCGGGGGCTCCGCGCCCGTGTTCCTCGCCCCGTCCACCACGGACATCGACCTCGCGCGGGAGTGGTTCGACCGGTATGAGGGGGCCGGACTCGACGGGATCGTGGCCAAGCCGCTGGACCTCCCCTACCGGCCCGACACCCGCGCGATGTACAAGATCAAGCACGAGCGGACCGCCGACGTCGTGGTGGCGGGCTACCGCGAGCACAAGAGCGGCCCGGTCGTCGGCTCGCTCCTGCTCGGCCTGTACGACGCACAGGGCGTGCTCCAGCACCTCGGGGTCTGCGCGGCCTTCCCGATGAAACGACGCGCCGAACTGGCCGAGGAACTGGCCCCGTTGCGCTGCGACTTCACCGAGCACCCGTGGGGCGCGTGGGCCGAGGCGGCGGCGCACGAGCAGTCCCGGCTGCCGGGGACGCAGAACCGCTGGTCGGGCAAGAAGGACCAGTCGTGGGTGCCGCTGCGCCCGGAGCGGGTGTGCGAGGTGGCGTACGACCACATGGAGGGCGACCGGTTCCGGCACACCACCCAGTTCCGCCGGTGGCGGCCGGACCGGTCCCCCGCCGACTGCACGTACGCGCAGCTGGAGGAGGTCGTCTCCTACGATCTCGCCGAGGTGCTGGCGGGCGGCTGA